In Methanothermobacter sp. K4, one genomic interval encodes:
- a CDS encoding GNAT family N-acetyltransferase — protein sequence MILRNVREEDFTAIAELALKCPPMVTERNSIYHIFTRFFSSTSFVAEEDGRITGFLLGFISQDDPHEAYIHLLCVSPHLRGGGVASRLLEVFTETVRQKGVHVIYLITKPVNQRAIRFYLKNGFRAVEEGETIDAGPVKAVADYNGPGEDMVVFRRLI from the coding sequence TTGATCTTAAGGAATGTGAGGGAGGAGGATTTCACTGCTATAGCAGAACTGGCATTGAAATGTCCACCCATGGTTACAGAGAGGAACTCCATATACCACATATTCACAAGGTTCTTCAGCAGCACATCTTTTGTTGCAGAGGAGGATGGAAGGATCACTGGGTTTCTTCTGGGATTCATATCCCAGGACGATCCTCATGAGGCATACATTCATCTTCTGTGTGTCTCACCACACCTCAGGGGAGGGGGCGTGGCATCACGGCTTCTTGAGGTCTTCACAGAAACTGTGAGGCAGAAGGGGGTTCATGTGATATACCTTATAACAAAACCAGTGAACCAGAGGGCGATAAGATTTTACCTTAAAAATGGGTTCAGGGCGGTTGAGGAGGGCGAAACCATTGATGCGGGTCCTGTGAAGGCGGTGGCAGATTACAATGGTCCCGGTGAGGACATGGTGGTATTCAGAAGGCTCATCTGA
- a CDS encoding DUF1894 domain-containing protein: MSFCIETYLQQSDDYEIHMTRSGFRECAAFIEKKAKRVVHIRPGEKILGARIIGIPPVPVGIDEERSTVMIPYTKPCYGTAVIEIPVDEDEIERIIEVAEH; this comes from the coding sequence ATGTCATTCTGCATAGAGACCTACCTGCAGCAGTCAGATGACTATGAAATCCACATGACCCGTTCAGGGTTCAGGGAATGCGCAGCCTTCATTGAGAAAAAGGCAAAGAGGGTCGTCCATATAAGACCCGGTGAGAAGATACTGGGCGCAAGGATAATAGGCATACCCCCGGTACCGGTGGGCATAGATGAGGAACGCTCAACCGTGATGATACCCTACACAAAGCCCTGCTATGGAACAGCTGTCATAGAGATACCCGTCGATGAGGATGAAATAGAGAGAATAATTGAAGTTGCAGAGCACTGA
- a CDS encoding thymidylate synthase, translating to MAYEISVEEIAEGWIKLVRKIMSDGREIRDERGSLTREVMNTVVTIKNPLGRSEDFYHLPARSLINIRVPEGYFWSGEKLEKYSEQFLSDDRKGFVYTYGNRLRAHFGVDQVDRAIERLKNCKESRRATMVTWDPKIDTESDEVPCMILVDFKVRDGRLFTTALWRSHDIYGAWFPNAVGLAYLADHVASEVGVEVGHITIHSISAHIYEVNFKEAKEVIENG from the coding sequence ATGGCCTATGAGATAAGCGTCGAGGAAATTGCGGAGGGCTGGATTAAACTGGTTAGGAAGATAATGAGTGATGGGAGAGAGATAAGGGATGAAAGGGGGTCCCTCACAAGGGAGGTCATGAACACGGTTGTGACAATAAAAAACCCCCTCGGCAGGTCAGAAGACTTCTACCACCTCCCGGCCAGATCACTCATCAATATAAGGGTCCCTGAGGGGTACTTCTGGAGTGGAGAGAAACTTGAGAAGTACTCAGAACAGTTCCTCTCAGATGACAGGAAGGGATTCGTATACACCTATGGGAACCGTCTCAGGGCACACTTCGGTGTGGACCAGGTGGATAGGGCGATAGAGAGACTGAAAAACTGTAAAGAGTCCAGGAGGGCTACCATGGTCACTTGGGACCCTAAAATAGATACTGAAAGTGATGAGGTTCCATGCATGATCCTCGTGGACTTCAAGGTGAGGGATGGGAGGCTCTTCACCACTGCACTCTGGCGCAGCCACGACATCTACGGGGCATGGTTCCCCAACGCCGTTGGCCTCGCCTACCTTGCAGATCACGTCGCATCAGAGGTGGGGGTTGAGGTGGGGCATATAACCATCCACTCCATTAGCGCTCATATATATGAGGTTAACTTCAAAGAAGCAAAAGAGGTGATTGAAAATGGTTAG
- the hypA gene encoding hydrogenase maturation nickel metallochaperone HypA, whose amino-acid sequence MHELSMADAIVRTVIDAAEKNDAVEVLEVTVEIGQLTLLNPEQIRFMLEVLSEGTVLEGADFNLEVVPVEIECECGYEGVVEADDLDHFAPVISCPECGGHEFQVIAGRECNVRNIKIEKRE is encoded by the coding sequence ATTGTAAGGACTGTCATTGATGCTGCAGAGAAGAACGATGCAGTGGAGGTCCTGGAGGTCACAGTTGAGATCGGCCAGCTCACTCTACTTAACCCTGAACAGATAAGATTCATGCTGGAGGTCCTCAGCGAGGGCACAGTACTTGAGGGGGCAGATTTTAACCTTGAAGTTGTTCCCGTTGAAATAGAATGCGAATGTGGATATGAGGGCGTGGTTGAGGCCGATGATCTTGACCACTTTGCCCCTGTCATAAGCTGCCCTGAATGCGGGGGACATGAATTCCAGGTGATTGCTGGCAGGGAATGCAACGTCAGGAACATAAAGATTGAGAAGAGGGAATAG
- the hypB gene encoding hydrogenase nickel incorporation protein HypB, whose product MHKIAEVEIQNDILLANRKLAKKNQRRLDRSNVFAVDFLGAIGSGKTTLIERLIENMDRKVAVIAGDVISKFDAGRFERYGVPVVGLNTGKECHLDAHLVEHALEDLPLDEVDLLFIENVGNLICPVDFDLGSHMRVVVVSSTEGDDTVEKHPLIFREADLVVINKADLADAVGADLDKMVEDVKHINPDVRVLKTSLKTGEGVQEIIDAIEDAMAD is encoded by the coding sequence ATGCATAAGATAGCAGAAGTTGAAATTCAAAATGATATTCTCCTTGCAAACAGAAAACTTGCTAAGAAAAACCAGAGGCGCCTTGACAGGTCAAACGTCTTTGCAGTTGACTTTCTGGGTGCAATAGGGTCAGGGAAGACAACACTCATAGAGAGACTCATTGAGAACATGGACAGGAAGGTTGCGGTCATTGCAGGGGATGTTATAAGTAAATTTGACGCTGGAAGGTTCGAAAGGTACGGCGTGCCAGTCGTTGGGCTTAACACAGGTAAGGAATGCCACCTTGACGCGCATCTCGTTGAACACGCGCTCGAGGATCTTCCACTTGATGAGGTGGACCTCCTTTTCATTGAGAATGTGGGCAACCTCATATGTCCAGTGGACTTTGATCTTGGATCACATATGAGGGTCGTTGTTGTAAGCTCCACAGAGGGTGATGATACGGTGGAGAAGCATCCCCTCATATTCAGGGAGGCCGACCTCGTGGTTATCAACAAGGCCGACCTTGCAGATGCCGTTGGTGCAGATCTCGATAAGATGGTTGAGGATGTTAAACACATCAACCCTGATGTAAGGGTGCTTAAAACCAGTTTAAAAACCGGTGAAGGCGTTCAGGAGATAATTGATGCCATTGAGGATGCCATGGCGGATTAA
- a CDS encoding DUF354 domain-containing protein has product MVPLKVWIDITNAPHVRFFRDIITHLQDEGEDVIITARKFGDIHRLMNLFGFEFTSIGEHGVTLSEKLLESTKRAYKLSKFITEEKPDVGLSKHSIELPRVTFGLGIPSVYVLDNEHALAANKLTLPLCDHIIMPEVIDLWDIMKTGADPNRITRYRGTSEIIHFQNFEYNEHIFEDLNLKLEREKTILMRPEPSLASYLDADCHESVLTPIVEVLKDYANILIIPRFREQEEIFRGYENVTILKPPVDTFSLMKRCDLVIGAGGTMNREAALLGTPVISCYPGKPLSVDRFYIENGLMYRSTDVDEIVNMALRLLVSRKGTKEIRTDDLFKIIIDSVYEAADSGHKK; this is encoded by the coding sequence GTGGTCCCCTTGAAGGTATGGATTGACATTACAAACGCCCCTCACGTGAGGTTTTTCAGGGACATCATCACCCACCTCCAGGACGAGGGGGAGGATGTGATCATAACCGCAAGGAAGTTCGGGGATATCCACAGGCTCATGAACCTCTTTGGATTTGAATTCACCTCGATAGGTGAACACGGCGTTACACTTTCTGAAAAGCTTCTTGAGAGTACAAAGAGGGCCTACAAGCTCTCAAAATTTATAACCGAAGAAAAACCTGATGTCGGCCTTTCAAAACATTCAATAGAGCTTCCAAGGGTCACATTTGGTCTTGGGATCCCCAGTGTCTATGTACTGGACAATGAGCATGCCCTCGCAGCCAACAAGCTGACACTCCCACTCTGCGACCATATAATCATGCCTGAGGTCATTGACCTCTGGGATATAATGAAGACAGGGGCTGACCCAAACAGGATAACAAGGTACAGGGGGACATCTGAGATAATCCACTTCCAGAACTTTGAGTACAACGAGCACATCTTCGAAGACCTGAACCTGAAACTTGAAAGGGAGAAGACAATACTCATGAGGCCCGAACCATCCCTAGCATCATATCTGGATGCGGACTGCCATGAATCTGTGCTCACACCGATAGTGGAGGTTCTAAAGGATTACGCCAACATCCTAATCATCCCGAGGTTCAGGGAACAGGAAGAGATCTTCAGGGGATACGAAAACGTCACCATACTCAAGCCGCCGGTAGACACATTCAGCCTCATGAAGAGGTGTGACCTTGTGATCGGGGCCGGGGGTACCATGAACAGGGAGGCCGCCCTCCTGGGCACACCTGTAATATCCTGTTACCCTGGAAAGCCGCTTTCGGTTGACAGATTCTACATTGAGAACGGGCTGATGTACCGGTCAACGGATGTTGATGAGATAGTCAACATGGCACTGAGGCTTCTTGTTTCACGAAAGGGTACCAAGGAAATCAGGACAGATGACCTTTTCAAGATAATAATTGACAGTGTCTATGAGGCCGCTGACTCGGGACACAAAAAGTAG
- a CDS encoding methionine synthase yields MITTVVGSYPATPRGPETLRERISSFIGSYDACRPAIETAVRDQVRAGVDIISDGQVRGDMVGHFAEAMGGMMVKDRVSTIFSRITPPAGSIGSDDLIYAIGILRKLTDDESKGVKGIITGPSTMVHASRIEGFYSPQKRDRAIMDMADALKVEAEHLQDAGAVMIQIDEPFLSTGMVDMRIARMAVKRISGDLDVDVSLHVCGDISGVIGELLTFPVDMLDLEFAGRPSNLEVLAEKWRGDKKLGFGCVDTSTEAVESTDDIKDLIKRGSDIAGEDNLYIDPDCGMRKLPRKVAFAKLKNMVKAASEF; encoded by the coding sequence GTGATCACAACGGTGGTTGGAAGCTACCCTGCAACCCCCAGGGGACCTGAAACATTAAGGGAGCGAATTTCAAGTTTTATAGGATCCTATGATGCCTGCAGACCCGCCATAGAGACTGCAGTGAGGGACCAGGTAAGGGCAGGTGTTGACATCATCTCAGATGGACAGGTGAGGGGTGACATGGTGGGCCACTTTGCAGAGGCAATGGGCGGCATGATGGTAAAGGATAGGGTATCAACCATATTTTCAAGGATAACACCCCCTGCAGGCTCCATAGGATCAGATGATCTGATATATGCAATTGGCATCCTCAGAAAACTTACAGATGATGAATCAAAGGGTGTTAAGGGCATAATCACAGGACCATCCACCATGGTGCACGCCTCAAGGATAGAGGGATTCTACAGCCCCCAGAAGAGGGATAGGGCAATTATGGATATGGCAGATGCCCTTAAGGTTGAGGCCGAACACCTCCAGGATGCAGGGGCGGTCATGATACAGATAGATGAACCATTCCTCTCAACTGGCATGGTGGATATGAGGATAGCAAGAATGGCTGTTAAACGCATTTCAGGAGACCTTGATGTTGATGTCTCCCTCCATGTATGCGGTGACATAAGCGGGGTTATTGGGGAACTCCTCACATTCCCAGTTGATATGCTGGACCTTGAATTTGCAGGAAGACCATCAAACCTTGAAGTGCTGGCAGAGAAATGGAGGGGCGATAAAAAACTGGGATTCGGCTGCGTTGACACATCAACGGAGGCCGTTGAGTCCACAGATGATATAAAAGACCTTATTAAAAGGGGATCTGATATAGCCGGGGAGGATAACCTATACATAGACCCTGACTGTGGAATGAGAAAACTTCCCAGGAAGGTGGCATTTGCCAAACTAAAGAACATGGTGAAGGCTGCATCAGAGTTTTAG
- a CDS encoding DUF1890 domain-containing protein encodes MKKALMILGCPESPVQVPLAIYTSHKLRKKGFSVTITANPAAIRLVEVADPEGVYTGKLTDLDSCLNELSEGDYEFLAGFVPNDAAAAYLATFAGILNTETLAVIFERDAETLEELVDTVMEGTKAEIIAARAHHNPAPLRVRIDRFLEEL; translated from the coding sequence ATGAAAAAGGCTTTGATGATACTCGGATGCCCGGAGTCACCGGTTCAGGTTCCCCTGGCAATCTACACATCACATAAACTCAGGAAGAAGGGATTCAGTGTCACCATAACAGCAAATCCCGCTGCAATAAGGCTTGTAGAGGTTGCGGATCCGGAGGGTGTATACACTGGTAAACTCACTGACCTCGACTCCTGCCTCAATGAACTCTCTGAGGGGGACTACGAATTCCTTGCAGGCTTTGTACCCAATGATGCCGCCGCTGCATACCTTGCAACCTTTGCAGGAATACTTAATACAGAAACACTGGCGGTTATATTTGAAAGGGATGCGGAAACCCTTGAGGAACTTGTTGATACTGTGATGGAAGGTACAAAAGCCGAGATAATAGCCGCGAGAGCACACCACAACCCGGCCCCGCTGAGAGTCAGGATAGACAGATTCCTGGAGGAGCTATGA